TCGGAGCTTGTTGATTCTCTTGCTACGGATCTCGAAGTATTGCTAAAATCAAGAGAGCACAATTAACTGATGCTCAAGGGGTTGGAAATGAGAAATGAAAACAAAGGATAACGCACGTTGGGGGTCAGGttcgcctcctcctcttcagcagAGACCTTCTTCTGCGCAGCCTTGGGGggagcagcagcctccttctccttctttttggcttccttctcgcgcagcttctgGCGTCTCTTCAGCTCGGTCTTGGAAACCTTTTCGCCAGTGACCTCATCAAGCAAGAGGTTGGCCATGGAGGCCTCGACCTCCTTGACGGGGTTGGAATCGGTCATTGTGGAAGACTGGATTATCCGACGCTCTATTCACTCACGCCAAACGGTGCGAGCAAAAATCAGTAGAGGTGACGTCGGTCGTAGATAAATGATGTTCTCTTGAATCgaagtgggaggaggagacggagaaagcGCGCCGAAGATTTTTGGGCCTGAGTCACCGCGGGATGGCGCTCATTGGGTACTCCCAGAACAACTACAAGCAATTCAGTCACTACAATCCCTGCATTCTTTTGCAATGCTTCGAATTTCTAGATAGTGCCTACTCTAAAATTATGCCTCCGCATGATTCATTTGACTACTGCCCGCCCCAGACCATGCATTTGCAGCTTTCCAAAGACTTCAACCCCCCAAAAGAAGCAGGTAGGGTATAGGGCAAGGGTATTGAAGTGGGGTTCTTCGACGCCGATAACTGAACCCCGCCTTGAATCTTCTGGCAGCGTTGGCGACCAAATACAGAATAACAAAGTAACTCTCCAGAATTAAAACATGATGCTGCAGCTAGCGGTTGCAGTCCTCACCAATCGTGGGGTTGCGACTTGATTTCGCGCTCAAAATTCAGGGGATCGTCTTGCTCGTGGGCAGTTCCGTTCTCCTCGTTCAACCATTCCTGCGCTTTCATGACCTTCTCTTTCTGTTTCTCCAGGTACTGTCGACGACGCTGGCGTTCAATATCCTCGGACATGAGCTCGTTACAACGCTCCACAGCTAATATATAACACAGTTAGAACAGGTGCGGTTAAATTGAGGGGCGGGACGTACCGTTTTCCGCCTGAATCCCTAGGCCGTGCTCAATCGCTTTGACCAGGCTCTGGTGGCATCTGAAGAAGAGCTTTGTGTATATAGATTGACAAACAGAGTCGACAAATCTCGAGCTAGCGATTTCGTAATAGCCTCGGGTTATCTACATGCAGTCAGCAACTGGTGCCCGTCCCTTGCAACCAAGCGACCTACAGCCATCATTTTGACTTCCAGCGTGAACTTATCTGCGCCCAATTCGGCATTCCctagcttcttcttttcgttctCCCTTCGTGGGTCCCCAATGGGGAGCTTGTGGAAGAGGCTCAGGTAATGGTTGGCTCTGGCATCGAAGCGGCGCGACTCCAGGTTTGTATAGGCCGCAGCCGTCGCCTGATCAAGCGCAGTAGTCGCCATTGTGAAAGGTTTCTCATGTTCGATTTGATATATCTCCTCAGCATGAGCGAGGTGTTCAGCTCTAAGCTTCTTCAGATAGCTTCTGATCGTTCTCTCAAGCTCTCTGAACAGGCCAGTCTGGTTGTACTGGATAAAAACGTTGTTCAGTTCGCGCAAGAGTGTGTCTCTCACAAGTTGATGGCTTGTATCGATGAAGGCTATCATTGGCTGCTTCCAGTGGACGACACTCACTTGATTCAAAAAGTCTATGGCCTTGGGATTAATCTGCTGTGGGATTCCAGCACTCGCCGAGTCCTTGTTGATATCCCGGATTTCTTCCCACGTGAATTCTTTCGCGGGTGTCATAAAATTCTCAAAGTGTGTAGTATGATATCCTGATGGTTTCTTAGGTCTTCCCCGCACAGTTGAGGATGGTGGGCCAGATGGATCTTCAGGTAGTTTCCTCTTGGGTGAGCATTGGACAAGCTCGCATTCTGAGTCGTCATCACGGCTAGCGGAAATGGATTGCTTATCAGCCTCTGCCAGTACCTTCACTGTTGGGCGGGTTTTAACCAAGGAGAGCTTGAAATCTTCTGCAATGTTGTACCAGAGCTTCTTCAGGGGGTACTCCCTGGAGCCCCCGTCCATTTGATGGCGAATGCATTCCTTGAATTCATACAGCTTTTCGCACAAGATGTATGGAACATTGGCCGACGGTGGAGCAGGGAGCTTcgaaagctcatcatcaATACGGGTAGCCTTCTTGTTAATCTCGTCGATGATGCCTGGTAGACATCCCTGGATTTGCTGAAACAGAAGTTTTGACAAAGCGGTCTGTAGACTCCGGGTTCCAAATCTCTCACGGTACGCTGCAAGATCCGTTGACCATGGTCCAGACATAAAATACGCATCCTCCTGCTGTCGAGCCACCGAATGCTCAACCGACGGATCCGGATTGTTGCGAACAACATAGTAATCGTGTCCCAAAGCAAACTTATCACCTTCGAGGATCTCAATCCATTGGCTGAGTTCTTCTCCAGGAGGGATCCGGTCTGGCTTGGTGAGAACGCCGAGCGCTCTCTGTTTCGCTCCACGGACGTCATTCATTATCCGGGCTGCACTGCTATTCATCACATCATCCGTCATGGTAATCGTGAGGAGAACTATACAGTTATCCTGGCTGATGTAATCCTTCACAAGGTTTTCAACGAGGTTTACGAGGTAGCGTTCCTCATCGAATTCGACCTGGTTGATGACACCAGGCAGGTCGTAGAAAGACAAGCTCGGAAATCCTGGTGCTGAGATATCCAATCTTACTATGTTGGGCGAAAATTTCACCTCACAATCAAGAGGATTAGTTTCTGAGTTCTGTCCCGGAATGTAATGAGCTGTTGGTCTGCCTGGGTTGAGGATTGCAAGCTGTGCCCATTTGATTACTTCTTCAATCTGATCTTTGTTGGTGATAGTGATGAAGAACTCATCTTCCGGATCGATAGAGACCCATGGTCCCAGTGGATGcgacttcttcggcttccctATTTTCCTGGAGCCGTCGTATATGTACTTCCGAGAGAGGTACACACGGCAAGTCCAAGACTGTCCGGCCTCACTCTCGGATAGATTTATCTCCATCGGACAACGAGTGCAAGTATCAGAGCTCCTTGGAACCTTGATTTCACTCATTCCCTCAATGAGCGAACTCTTTCCGGTGCTCTGATCACCAATCACACAGATCTTCGGCAAGATGATATGAGAATCCTCAATGCCAATGTGACGGAGATCCTGAATCTTCTTGACGAGAGCTGTCATGCTCTGTGCAAGGATATTGAGATGCTCTGAGTAGCAAGGCTCGGAAAAGGACTCCGTTGTAGGCATCGGATGTTGGGATGAAGCTATAGTCATATTAGGTTCCGTTGACATATATTGGAGCGAAGCCGACGGCTTACCTGACATTGGGCGTTCCAAGTCCGTAATAGAGGGCTTCACATCGGGCGTGACACTTCTATATGGTTGAAGAGAATGCGGTGCCATCTTGCAAGAATATTTGTTCTCCTTTTGGATTGGCGGCAAAAGAAATACAACAAGACAACCTAGCAATTCTCAACGCAGAAAGATGAAAGTGGAAGACCATAAGCCGAATAGAGACAGCAATGCGGTAGAGAATAGAAAAAGGGAGGTTGGAAGTAAAGAGAAGCAAAAAGGATGGGAGAGAGAAGTAGAGAAGAGGGTGGGCGAAGAGGTGACTGGAGTGAAGAAAAGCAGGCCAGTGTTATGCCTGAGACAAGAGTAGAGTCAACAAGAGATAACACTGGTACCGTGTAGCAGTGCGTGCCTGAGGCTAAAGTACTAATAAGGGTTGCTTACGGGGAAGCAGATGGCAAAGAAATCTAAAGGTCAAAATTCCGATTCATGACGGAAGTATTTATTCAGTTGTGTTGGTGTATCCAAGTGAGGCCGGCGTATTATATGCCCAATTTGGATGGATTTTAAAAGATGGAAATTCCAAAACAGCTTGAACTGAAAGTTTAATTTTCCATACAACTGCTTAGACGATTCGACTCTCCTAGCTTTTGTTGAACAATATGCCGTATATAGTAGATTGAAAGTTGACACCTGGGAAATAAGGTATATACAAGGTATCATGATGCCAAAAGCGGCGAACCCCAAGAAAGTCACATGGCAGCCATTGTGCTCTCTAGAAGGGAAATCCCAAATTTAGTACTGATTCCGGGGATTAAACTGGTGCGAAGGAAGAGCTCGATCTCTGGTGTTCCTGAGTCTGGAGCTTTTGTCGGTGGGCCTCGACCTGATCAACTGACTAGACGGGCACCTGTGAGGTCACTTTCTCCCTCGACGCTACATCTCTCCCCTGAATAAATATTTCTCCAGTACGACCTTGATCTTCAGGTCTGAATTTCTCTTTGTTTCCGCGGCTGCCCCTTTCTGTCCACTTACCCCCCTCCGACAGATTTCTTCTATCCTATCCTCCCACTCAATTCCAACTTTTGCCCCTCATCCGCCCACAATGCTCCAGGTGCCCGTGCGGGAACATACCAACGTGGCCTCCACCAAAGCCGTGATCTTGGTAAGTTTTCTGATTCCAACAGCTTTGAAAACACGTCTTCTCCTTGCGGAAATTAACCGTAGCGTTCTTAGGTGGGTGGTCCGTCAAGAGGAACTCGTTTCCGGCCTCTGTCTCTTGATGTTCCAAAGGTTGGTCTTTGCCCGAATCCAAGCTTCTCATACCGAAAGCAAGTTCCAATCTAACGCCAATTCCCGTTATAGCCTCTATTCGAAGTCGCTGGTCATCCGATTATCCACCACTGCCTCAAGGCTCTCGCAAAGGTCCCCGAGCTTCATGAAGTTATCCTTATTGGCTACTACGATGAGAGCGTTTTCCGCGACTTCATCAAAGACTCCTTCAAAGAATTCCCCCAATTTCGGATTTCATACCTTCGAGAATACACAGCGCTAGGAACTGCCGGAGGTCTGTACCATTTCCGCGACGCCATCTTAAAGGGGAAGCCGGAGCGCATCTTTGTGCTCAATGCCGATGTCTGCTGCTCGTTCCCGCTTGGTGAAATGCTGAGGCTattcgaggagaaggatgctgaAGCAGTCATTCTGGGAACACGGGTCCACAACGACGCAGCTTCAAACTTTGGGTGCATTGTGTCAGACTCCCACACGAAGCGTGTCCTCCACTATGTCGAGAAGCCAGAATCGCATATCTCCAACCTCATCAACTGTGGGGTTTATCTCTTTGCAACGGAATGTatcttcccatccatccgCAGCACCATCAAGCGACGAACGGCTCGCCCACGTCTACTGTCATACCCTTCTTCCGACAATTTGGAGTCGTCCTttgttggcgaggatgatTCAGACCAGACCGAGGTCTTGCGTTTGGAGCAAGATATCCTCTCCGACCTTGCTGACAGTAACCGTTTCTTTGTTCACGAGACCAAGGATTTCTGGCGTCAGATAAAAACAGCTGGATCTGCTGTTCCGGCCAATGCTCTCTACCTCCAAAAAGCATTCCAAGCGCAATCCGAGGAGCTCACCGCTCCTTCCGCCACCATTGTTCCTCCCGTCTATATCCATCCCTCCGCAAGTGTAGACCCAACAGCGAAACTGGGTCCTAATGTGTCGATTGGTCCTCGTGTCACTGTCGGTTCAGGTGTTCGTATAAAGGACTCAATTGTTCTCGAGGATGCAGAGGTCAAGCACGATGCATGTGTTATGCATGCAATCATTGGGTGGAGCGGGCGAGTCGGGGCCTGGGCCCGTGTGGAGGGAACCCCGATTCCGAACGGAAGCCACTCtaccagcatcatcaagaaCGGCGTCAAGGTGCAGAGCATCACCATTCTCGGGAAGGAGTGCGGTGTCGGTGACGAGGTCCGAGTTCAAAACTGTGTTTGTTTGCCGTATAAGGAACTCAAGCGCGTAAGTTGACCCGATTGCACGCATTGTCCAGAAGCTGACCCAAAATATAGGACGTTGCCAACGAGGTTATCATGTAGGGCATTTAAGCGTatcttctcatcaatattAAACTAATACCACTGATTTTTGACAATCAAACTATCGTTTTTGTATATATTCACTAAAAAGCCTTGGTGTGCGTTTTCTAACACTAAGTGAATACATCTCTAAACCAAACAAAGGAGCTCGATGCCTTCGTACACAAGGGCTTTATTTCGGTTTTCATCTCAGTATTCCGAACCTCAAAAATCCTTTGTTAATGAGGTCGATCAATGATATATAAACTCTGCTTTCCAAGCACATTAAACATAACCAAGCCAACCGGGACTCATCCAATTAGCTCCAGCAACAACCAAAATGGCTTGCACAACATATTTGACCATGTGTGAACAGTGTAAGGCCCATTATACAAAGCTCCGAGAGCACGGCCGACAAGCAGCAAGTCTTGCATACGAAACAGGAACGTACCCGATGGTCTTCAAGTGCAAGACCCTAGTCAAGACCGTCACAGATGCCCCGACTGTCGAAAGCATTGAAGTAGCCCTAAAAGACGTGAAAAAAAGGCTTAAGAAGCACtacaagaagaagaaaaaggaagatTTTGGGGTGTTTATTGGTGGCCACCATAAACTAAAGGGGAATCTCCTGACGATTTACATGAATGTCCTTATTGACTTCCTTTGTAAAATTGACAAAGACGATGACGCGAGGATCTGGGCTCTTAATTACTTTCCGGTT
Above is a window of Aspergillus puulaauensis MK2 DNA, chromosome 2, nearly complete sequence DNA encoding:
- a CDS encoding putative dynamin GTPase (COG:U;~EggNog:ENOG410PJW1;~InterPro:IPR030381,IPR027417,IPR003130,IPR001401, IPR000375,IPR022812,IPR020850;~PFAM:PF00350,PF01031;~go_function: GO:0003924 - GTPase activity [Evidence IEA];~go_function: GO:0005525 - GTP binding [Evidence IEA]): MAPHSLQPYRSVTPDVKPSITDLERPMSGKPSASLQYMSTEPNMTIASSQHPMPTTESFSEPCYSEHLNILAQSMTALVKKIQDLRHIGIEDSHIILPKICVIGDQSTGKSSLIEGMSEIKVPRSSDTCTRCPMEINLSESEAGQSWTCRVYLSRKYIYDGSRKIGKPKKSHPLGPWVSIDPEDEFFITITNKDQIEEVIKWAQLAILNPGRPTAHYIPGQNSETNPLDCEVKFSPNIVRLDISAPGFPSLSFYDLPGVINQVEFDEERYLVNLVENLVKDYISQDNCIVLLTITMTDDVMNSSAARIMNDVRGAKQRALGVLTKPDRIPPGEELSQWIEILEGDKFALGHDYYVVRNNPDPSVEHSVARQQEDAYFMSGPWSTDLAAYRERFGTRSLQTALSKLLFQQIQGCLPGIIDEINKKATRIDDELSKLPAPPSANVPYILCEKLYEFKECIRHQMDGGSREYPLKKLWYNIAEDFKLSLVKTRPTVKVLAEADKQSISASRDDDSECELVQCSPKRKLPEDPSGPPSSTVRGRPKKPSGYHTTHFENFMTPAKEFTWEEIRDINKDSASAGIPQQINPKAIDFLNQVSVVHWKQPMIAFIDTSHQLVRDTLLRELNNVFIQYNQTGLFRELERTIRSYLKKLRAEHLAHAEEIYQIEHEKPFTMATTALDQATAAAYTNLESRRFDARANHYLSLFHKLPIGDPRRENEKKKLGNAELGADKFTLEVKMMAITRGYYEIASSRFVDSVCQSIYTKLFFRCHQSLVKAIEHGLGIQAENAVERCNELMSEDIERQRRRQYLEKQKEKVMKAQEWLNEENGTAHEQDDPLNFEREIKSQPHDW
- the PSA2 gene encoding mannose-1-phosphate guanylyltransferase (COG:M;~EggNog:ENOG410PIF7;~InterPro:IPR029044,IPR005835,IPR018357,IPR001451;~PFAM:PF00483,PF12804,PF00132;~go_function: GO:0016740 - transferase activity [Evidence IEA];~go_function: GO:0016779 - nucleotidyltransferase activity [Evidence IEA];~go_process: GO:0009058 - biosynthetic process [Evidence IEA]) → MLQVPVREHTNVASTKAVILVGGPSRGTRFRPLSLDVPKPLFEVAGHPIIHHCLKALAKVPELHEVILIGYYDESVFRDFIKDSFKEFPQFRISYLREYTALGTAGGLYHFRDAILKGKPERIFVLNADVCCSFPLGEMLRLFEEKDAEAVILGTRVHNDAASNFGCIVSDSHTKRVLHYVEKPESHISNLINCGVYLFATECIFPSIRSTIKRRTARPRLLSYPSSDNLESSFVGEDDSDQTEVLRLEQDILSDLADSNRFFVHETKDFWRQIKTAGSAVPANALYLQKAFQAQSEELTAPSATIVPPVYIHPSASVDPTAKLGPNVSIGPRVTVGSGVRIKDSIVLEDAEVKHDACVMHAIIGWSGRVGAWARVEGTPIPNGSHSTSIIKNGVKVQSITILGKECGVGDEVRVQNCVCLPYKELKRDVANEVIM